The following DNA comes from Desulfobaccales bacterium.
ACCCCTCAGGGTCAGAAAGAAGTTTACGAAAAACTTCTGGAGGCCTATAAGGGTCAGCTTCTATCCCTGCAAGAACTGGAGGCGAGCGTCGACCGGATCCGGAGATTGAAGTCAAAGAGAAAACAAAGATTTGCGGGAGGAGAACCCGGCGCCGAACCGGCAGGGGCCGGCCTGGCGGCGCAAATCTGCCGTGAAACCGTGGTGGTTCTGCAAGATGAGAGAAAATTACTGCCGCTTAAGAGCGGCGAAAAAAGTATCGGGGTTATCTTTCCGCAATTTTCCCGGCTCGATGCCAACGTCATGATTGAAAAGGAAGTCTTAGATGAGCAAGAGTTCATGCGGAGAGAGTTTCAGAAGTTTGGTTGTGCTCCCGAGATTCAACTGGTCTCCTTTGAGCCGACGGAGGCAGAAATTCAGCAGGCCGTGACCCTGGCAAAGCACTCAGACCTGACCATCCTCTTCTGTTTTGATGCGCATCTCTATCCCGACAATAAATATCTGCTGGACGCGATCCAGGCTGCCGCCAAAGACTTGGTGGTTGACCTTTTGCGCGACCCTGATGATGCGGAATTTATAAGGAAAGATGCAGCCTGCCTGACCGATTTCGGCTGGCGAGCCTGCCAGATCAAGGCTGCCATTGAAAAAATGTGCTCTTCTCCTCTTCTTTGAGGGGGGAGGGCGGGAGCCTGGAAGCTAGGTACTGAAGGCTTGGCACACACTTGCAAGCGCTTAGTTAGTCAAGGTTTGGCCGGTTCGAGATAAAGTGCGCTCTTTTGTGGCTGCGCAGAACCTGGCGGCAGTCTCTAAAAAGTAAGTCGGTCCTAGCGGATTGTTTAAAATCATTGGCCTGGGGCTTCCTTTACAAACTCAGCAACCCAGTTTTTGACAATCAAGAAAGGATACTTTTCAAGAATGCCAAAATGCGGTAGGTTTTTAACCTTGAATTTTGTAAAAATCGGAGATGAAATCCCACAAAGAAACTTTGTGACATTTAATATTGAGTGATGCTCTCCCATAAGTTCATTAAATCCTTTGGTAAGGTTGCCAAAGTTGAACGAGTCAAAAGCCTTTAATTTAGTTGTATATTGAATAACAGCTTTACCATTTTTACAAAATGAACAATGTCCGCAGCGCTCTTTATCAATAAGTTCACCAAAGTATAGGGCAAGCCGTTTGCTGATACAAGAGGAACTTTCGAAAAAAATAAGCATATTATGAATTCTTTGGATCTCATGGTGTTCCTTATTTTCGAAGAGATCGCATAACGTTCTGCACACCTCATCTATATGAAAATCGCGAGCTATGATCTCGTAGATTTCTATTGCTTGTCTGGAGTGAAGATCAATCCAGCCTTTTTCATTGAAATACTCTAATGCAGTAATAACGCGTTGTCGATCTGCCGTATCATAATTTTGGATGATTTTCGGTATATTAACATAGGTCCAAAGCTTTTTTGTAATAGAATTATTGAGAATAACCCTAACAAAATCTTGCTTTTCTCCCTGAAACTTATCTATTATAACTGAAGGGTCAGTCTGATATTTGAAGCTGTATTCGTCAAAGCGGGTGTATTTGGGACGGATAATACCAGCCATATCGAGATAAACAAGTAAGGTCTTGAGTGGAAGAATCCTAATATTCAACTCATTAGAAAGTGCGGTTATTTTAGTTTCCCAGATATTACCTTGGTGATATTGTATTTTTTGTAGTAATTTATGAACCGCCTGCGCTTCCGGCGTATCGCCATAAATAAAATTCTCCAATACGCTAATATTATCTCTATTTACCATAACTTCGCAAAATGCGGATTTATCGTCCCTGCCTGAACGTCCGATTTCTTGACTATAATTTTCAATTGATTTCGGTAAATCATAATGAATGACTCGCCGGATATCCTTCTTATCTATTCCCATTCCAAAAGCAATAGTTGCAACTACGCAATCCAGTTTTCCAGCTAAAAATTCATTCTGGATCCGTTCCCTTGCCTCAGTGGGCATTCCAGCGTGATATGGAAAAGCATTAATGCCATTTGCCCGCAGAAAATCTGCAACATGTTCAGCAGTTTTTTGCAGAGTTACATAAACTATCGTCGGGGCCTTTTGATCTTCGTGAATTCGTTGCAAAAGATGTGTATCCTTTTGAGATTCTATAGTTGGCGTAACCTGTAAGAAAAGGTTGTGACGATAAAATCCGGTAACAATGATATTTTTTCTAGGAATTTTGAATTTAGAACACATGTCGTCAATAACCTGCTCTGTTGCAGTCGCAGTTAATAATAGGACCTGTCCAATATTAAATTCTTTCTGATGCATAGGTAACTTTAAATATTCAGGACGAAAATTGTGTCCCCATTCTGAAATGCAATGGGCTTCATCAACGACAAGTAGCGATATCTTCATTCTTTGCAGATGGGAACGAAAACGTTCATTTTTGAAACGTTCAGCTGAAATCATCAGTATTTTTAATTCGCCGTTGTTAGCTCTTTCAAAAATGAGATCAGAATCATTCTTACTAAGGGTGGAATCAAGGCGCGCAGCAGGAATTTTATTGATCACTAAAAAGTCTATTTGATCTTTCATAAGAGCGAGTAATGGAGAAACCACTAAGGTCAGATGAGGTAGGATCATTGCGGGGAGTTGATAGCAGAGGGATTTTCCAGCGCCGGTTGGAAAAATTGCCGCAGCGGATTGTTGGGCTACTATTTTGGAAATGACTTCTCTTTGCCCAGTTTTAAACGAATTGAATCCGAAATATTTCTGTAATTCCTTTTCCAGCATGGTCACTCCAGTTTAAGCTCGCGTTAAATTGTCATCATTTTTTGCGGAATATAATTCGAAATACATTTATCATCTTTGTCGACCGTACCGATAATAAAATCAATCAAATTATAGCAATCTTGGTTTCCAGTCCGATATTTATTCTGTGAATCAAGAAGCAACCGAAAAGCGGTGCTATCCTCTAAAAGGTGTGATGGAGGGCGGTACGGTGTCGGCGGCTTCCTGGTCTGTCGGCGTAAAGCCAAAGTGGCGCAGGTCCGGGTTTCGCCAGAGGATCACCCCGGCCACCAGCGCGGCAATGACGGCTCCACCGGCAATGGTGGGGCCGGCCCCCACAAAGTGGGCCGCACCACCGTATGCAATACTGCCGATGGGTGCGAAGCCCATGACGATGAGTCCGAAGAGGCTCATGAGACGGCCGCGCAGCTCATCCGGCACATTGAGTTGCAGAAGGCTGTTGCCGGTGGAAAGTTGGGTCACCATGCCGAACCCGGACAGAGCGATGCAGCCCAGGGCCGCGTAATAGTTGCGGCAAAGGCCCAGGCCCAGGAGCCCCAAGAGAAACAAGCCCTGGCCCGCCAGAAAGGAGGGCATGGGGGGGCGCCGTTGCAGGCGCCGGGCCAGGGTGAGGCCGCCCAGGAAGGCCCCCACACCGCTCATGGCCATGAGGAGCCCGAAGCCCCGGGGGCCCACTCCCAGGGTGTCCCGGGCCAGGATGGGGAGGAGCACGAAGTAGGGCATGGCGAGCACCGCAACTGTGGTCATGAGCAGGAGAATGAGCTTCAGTTCCCGCCGTTCCAGCAGGTAATCCAGAAGCTCCTTCCAGGCATGCAGAAAGGGCTTCCAGGGCGCGATGTCGTTTCGGGGCAGTTTCATCAGCATCAGGGCCAGGAGCACTGCCAGGAAACTGGCGGCGTTCAGGAAGAAGCAGTTGGCCATGCCCACCGCGGCGATGATTACGCCGCCCACCGCGGGTCCCGCCACCCGGGTGGCATTGAAGAGGGTGGAGTTGAGGGCGATGGCGTTGGGCAGATCGGGTTTGCCCACCAGGTCAACGATAAAGGCCTGGCGCACCGGGATGTCGAAGGCCATAGCCGTGCCCGACAGGAACACCAGAATGCACAGCATCCAGACCTTGACCATGTTGACCTCAACCAGGACCCCCAAGACCAGGGCCAGGAGCATAAGGACGGCCTGGGTGATGAACAATAATTTGAGCTTGGAGGCGTGATCGGCCACCACCCCGCCCAAAAACGAAAAAAGCAGCACCGGCAGGGTCTGAAGGGCGCCCACCAGGCCCAGGTAGAACGGAGAGTTGGTGAGCAACAGAACCAGCCAGCTAAAGGCTACGGACTGCATCCAAGAGCCCGTGAGGGAGATCATCTGGCCGCCATAAAACAGCTGGAAATTGCGGTGGCGCAGGGCCGCAAAGGTGGGAAACCGCACTGGGTTCATCTCGCCTCCCACGGGGCGGTGGGCTGGGCGGGGCTGGCGCCAGCGGCCATATCGGGGTCAGGGGTAAGCATAATCAGGTAAGGCAGCTCATTGTAGTTCAGGTTGGCGAAGCTCGACATGATTGTGGGCCGCAGTCGATAAGTAATGATATTTATTTTAGAAAAAGCCTGGGACTTCTGCAATGGGGTCCCCCTGGGCTCTCATCGCCCAGGCCCGGTGCGGGCCGCCGGCCGGTGAGTCCGGGCTTGACAACTGACCGAGCCCGGCCCTATATACATAACATTATATACTCAATATCTAAGACGTGGAGATGTGGGAATGTTTGCTTTGAGACACCTGATAGAAGCTCTGGCCTCAATTATAGACCTGGCCTTGAATATCTACATGTGGGTGATCATTGCCCGGGCCATCCTGTCCTGGGTCAACCCTGATCCTTATAACCCCATTGTTAGATTCCTTTATAATATCACCGAACCGGTCATGGGTTGGGTGCGGCGCCGGGTGCCTCTGATCTTCGGCGGCCTGGATCTCTCTCCCATACTGATCCTGATTGCTATCGTTTTTCTGCGGCGCTTCCTGGTTATGACCTTATGGGATCTGGCCCAGCGCATCGGCTGAACCTGGATTGAGCGCATGACCAGCTTCTTTATGCCGACCGCCAAGGGCTATGTCCTGCGCCTGACGGTGGTGCCCGGGGCCCAGCGCACCCAGGTGATGGGCCTGTACGGCGACCGCCTCAAAGTGCGCCTGGCCGCACCCCCGGAAAAGGGCGCAGCCAACCAGGAACTCATTGCCTTCCTGGCCAAGGTCCTGGATCTCCCCAAGAGTTCCCTCAAACTCACTGGCGGCGGCCAAAGCCGCACCAAAGTGGTGGCCGTGTACGATCTCTCCCCCGACTTGGGGGAACGCCTGGATCGCCTGGTGCCAGAGCCCCGGTAAAGCTACTGTTTGCAAGGTCAACATCCGCGGCTGTCCTTGACAACGCGGGACTGGATGATAACAATTATGGGCACAATGTGATCTACCGCCAACTTCAATCCTAAGGGGCTCGTGGTCGCTTCGGGATGACGAACTATTATGAGATTTTGGAGGTCTTGCGAGAGGCCACCCAGGAGGAGATTAAAACCGCTTACCGGCGGCTGGCCCTCCAGTATCATCCGGACAAAAACCCGGGCGATCAAGCCGCGGAAGATAAATTTAAACGAGTTTCCCAAGCTTACCAGGTTCTGGCCGATTTGGAAAAACGCCAGCTTTACGACCTTTACGGCGATGCCGGCTTGGCGGGGCTGGACTTGGGGGGCGTTAACGGGTTTGAGGAAATTTTCAGTTCTTTTGGGGAAGCCTTCGAAGATTTCTTCAATTTCGGCCGTACCCGGGAGCAACCGGAGCAGCCCCAACCCGGGGCCGACCTGCGGCAGCGAGTGGTGCTGGCCCTGGAAGAGGTCGTCCGGGGCCTGAGCACCAGCCTGACCGTGGAACGGCGCGTCGCGTGCCGACGGTGCGGCGGCAGCGGCACGGAACCCGGTAGTCAGCCTCAGATATGCCCTCGCTGTCAGGGGGAAGGGCAGGTGAGCCAGTCTAAGGGGCTCTTGAAGGTTTTCAACACCTGCCCGGACTGCCAGGGGGCCGGCACGGTTATCAGTTCTCCCTGTTCCGTCTGCCAGGGCAATGGGGTGATCAAGGAAAAGAAGCAGATTCAAGTGCGCATCCCGCCCGGGGTGGATTCGGGCACCCGCCTGCGCCTCCGGGGGGAAGGGGAAGCAGGGTCCTTTGGTGCGCCGCCGGGGGACCTCTACCTGGAAATTTATGTCACCCCTCACCCCATCTTTACCCGGAAAGGCAAAGACCTTTATTACCGGGCGCAAATTTCTTTCATAGAGGCCGCCCTGGGCACCGAGGTCGAAGTACCCACCATGACGTCCCAAACCCTTCTGCAGATCCCACCCGGTACTCAGCCTGGGGCCACCTTCCGCATTCCGGGTCTCGGTTTGCCCGGTCTGCGGGGCAAAGCTCCGGGTGATCTGGTAGTCGTGGTGGACCTCCAAACCCCCACCCAACTCACCGATCTGCAAAAGCAACTCCTGAGGGAATTCCTCAGGCTGCAAGATAACGGGGAGTTAAACGGGGTAAAGGGGATGAGAGCCTAGGGACTCAACCGGCCGGCATGCCGCGCGAGGTTCCGCCACCTGACCGACTCATGAAAGGGCTCACGTGGTTGTATAAAATTTAGGATAGTGCCTTGCCGAGCCAGGTTTCCTGACCAAAATCCCCCTAATGCAGTATAATCTCGATTAATCATGAAAGTCCTGCTGATTCAACCCACTGGCTTTAAGGAAAACGGCCGCTTGGACCGCCGCAAAGGACGCTGGCTGCTGGGCATGACCCTGCCGTACGTGGCAGCCCTGACTCCGCCGGATATTCGGGTGGAGATCAAGGATGACATGCTGGAGGACATCACCTTCCGGGAAGACTGCGACCTGGTGGGCCTTACCTGTATGTCCCATCAGGCCCCCCGGGCTTATCAACTGGCCGCGGGGTTCCGCCGCCGCGGTATTCCCGTGGTGATGGGCGGTTTTCATGCCACCCTGGCCCCGGATGAATGCCAGGAACATGTCGATGCCCTGGTGTTGGGGGAAGCCGAGGCAACCTGGCCGCGGCTCCTTCAGGATTTCCAGGCCGGACGGTTACAGCCCCGCTACCAGGCCGAGAAACTCTCGGACCTGAAGAACCTGCCGGTGCCCCGCTATGACCTGCTGGATCTCAAGCGCTACAAGGTCTGGAACATCCCTTCCCAGACGACCCGGGGGTGCCCCTATAACTGCAGTTATTGTGAGGTCACCCAGGTCTACGGCGGCAAGTTCCGGCATCGCCCCGTGGACGAAGTGATCCACGAAATCAAGGAAATCAAACGCCTTACCGACAGCGGTTTTATCTACTTCGTGGATGACAACTTTGTGGCCAATCGCCGCCACGCCCTTGAGGTCATGGAGCGCCTCATCCCGCTGAAGATGGTTTACGGGTGCCTGGCTACGGCCAACGTTGGGGATGACCCTGAGGTGTTGGATCTCCTGGCCCGCAGCGGCTGCCAACATGTGAACATCGGCATGGAGTCCATCAGCCCGGACAGCCTCAAGGCCATCAACAAGAAGCAGAATAAGATTAAGGATTATGAACGGCAGTTCAAGGCTTTGCGGGACCGGGGCATTGGCTTTTCGATCAACGTCATGTTCGGGCTGGATGGCGACGGGCCGGAGATCTTCGATACCACAGTGGATTTCCTCAACCACGTCAAGGCTCCGGCCGCGTTCATGTTCATCCTGGCCCCCCGGCCCGGCACCAAGGTGCAATCGCAATTACTCCAGGAAGGGCGCATCTTCGATCACGACTGGACCCATTACACCGGTTTCCAAGTGGTTTACCACCCCAAGCATATGACGGCCCGGGAACTGCAAGAAGGCTACTGGCGCGCTAACCGGCGGTACTATTCGCCCCTGGGCATGCTCAAGCGCTTCCACCGGTCGCCCTACGCCTTCAATATGCTGGTCTTCAACCTCTATTTCGCCTGGGCCGTGCGCCGCCGCTTTCAGCCGTTGAATTATTATTTTTGAGGGGAGGGGAGGGCCGGTAATCAGTGATCAGTGATCAGTAGTCTCGGTAATCAGTGATCTTCTATAATAAAAGTGTCTGTTTGTTCCTGAATTATAAAAATATCCTGTCTACAGAATGAGGGGGCTTTTGCCATCATGACATTGAGCATTCGCCCGATTTCTTGTAGCTGCATGTCTAATATTCCCTTTTCCTCCTTCGCCAGATATCCACAAGAGGTGGCAACATCAAGCCAATGTTGGGTTTTCCATTTGTTCTGCATCGGCGTCTGTTAACTTACTGATAAAATATTTTTCATAACGCCGTTTTCCCCAGGCCTCCGCGATTTATGCCCCTATGGACCTAGAGGCTCTTCTTATCTGATCGGTAAGAGAATATATCTCTTCTTTGAGAAAATTCTTCGACATTTCGAAGATTCTTTTTGCTACTTCAAGAGCTTTACGATAAACCAGCAAATCTCTGAAACTGCGAGCGTGACGGGCATTATTCATTATTCTCTCTCTTGTGCCACCAATCCTTGACCATTTAACAATAACACTGATTACTGATTACTGATCACTGATTACCCCGCCCTTCCCTCAAAAACTCTCAAGCATATTTCAAATTCTCCGCCTCCAGAGTCCGGATGCGGTCTCGCAAGGTGGCGGCGCGCTCAAATTCCTGTTTTTTGGCCGCGGCCTGCATCTCTTTTTTCAGGCGTTTGATGGTGGCGGGGATATTCTCCGCCAGGTAAGGCATCTGTTCTTCCGCGGCCATGGGCACGGTGACGTAATCGGCTTCGTACACCGAGGCCAGGACGTCTTTGATTGTGCTCTGGATGGTTTCCGGAGTGATGCCGTGCTCCTGGTTATAGGCTTCCTGGAGGAGCCGCCGCCGCTTGGTTTCGTCGATGGCCGCGGCCATGGATGGGGTCACGCGGTCGGCATAAAACAGAACCTGCCCATTAACGTGCCGGGCGGCCCGTCCGCAGGTCTGGATGAGTGAACGCTCGGAGCGCAGGAAGCCTTCTTTATCCGCATCCAGGATAGCCACCAGCGAGACTTCCGGCAGGTCCAGCCCCTCCCGGAGCAGGTTGATGCCCACCAGCACGTCGAAGACCCCCAGGCGTAAATCACGAATGATCTCCATGCGTTCCAGGGTGGTGATGTCGGAATGGAGATACCGGACTCTGAGGCCCAGGTCCTGGTAATACTCCGTGAGGTCTTCGGCCATGCGTTTGGTCAGGGTGGTGACCAGCACCCGCTCGCCTTTGGCCAGCCGGGCCCGGAGTTCTCCCAGGAGATCGTCCACCTGGTTGGCCGCGGGTTTGACCACGATCCAGGGGTCCATGAGACCGGTGGGGCGCACGATCTGCTGCACGATCCGGCCTTCAGCCTGCTTGACTTCATAGGGACCGGGGGTGGCGGAGACATAGATAAGCTGGTGCACCCGGGTCTTGAACTCCTCGAAGTTGAGCGGCCGGTTGTCCAGGGCCGACGGCAGGCGGAAACCGTAATCCACCAGGGTCCGCTTGCGGGACTGGTCGCCCCGATACATGCCCTGAAGCTGGGGAATGGTAATGTGGGACTCGTCGATGACCACCAGGGACTCCCGGGGCAGGTAATCCAGGAGGGTAGGGGGGGGCTCCCCCGGAGACCGGCCCGTAAGATGGCGGGAATAGTTCTCGATGCCGTGGCAGAAGCCCAACTCCTTCATCATCTCCAGGTCGAAACGGGTGCGCTCCTCTAAACGCTGGGCTTCCAGGAGCTTGCCCTGCTCCCGGAACCAATCCAGGCGTTCCCCCAACTCCGCTTCGATGGCGGACATGGCC
Coding sequences within:
- a CDS encoding RecQ family ATP-dependent DNA helicase, coding for MLEKELQKYFGFNSFKTGQREVISKIVAQQSAAAIFPTGAGKSLCYQLPAMILPHLTLVVSPLLALMKDQIDFLVINKIPAARLDSTLSKNDSDLIFERANNGELKILMISAERFKNERFRSHLQRMKISLLVVDEAHCISEWGHNFRPEYLKLPMHQKEFNIGQVLLLTATATEQVIDDMCSKFKIPRKNIIVTGFYRHNLFLQVTPTIESQKDTHLLQRIHEDQKAPTIVYVTLQKTAEHVADFLRANGINAFPYHAGMPTEARERIQNEFLAGKLDCVVATIAFGMGIDKKDIRRVIHYDLPKSIENYSQEIGRSGRDDKSAFCEVMVNRDNISVLENFIYGDTPEAQAVHKLLQKIQYHQGNIWETKITALSNELNIRILPLKTLLVYLDMAGIIRPKYTRFDEYSFKYQTDPSVIIDKFQGEKQDFVRVILNNSITKKLWTYVNIPKIIQNYDTADRQRVITALEYFNEKGWIDLHSRQAIEIYEIIARDFHIDEVCRTLCDLFENKEHHEIQRIHNMLIFFESSSCISKRLALYFGELIDKERCGHCSFCKNGKAVIQYTTKLKAFDSFNFGNLTKGFNELMGEHHSILNVTKFLCGISSPIFTKFKVKNLPHFGILEKYPFLIVKNWVAEFVKEAPGQ
- the dnaJ gene encoding molecular chaperone DnaJ; amino-acid sequence: MTNYYEILEVLREATQEEIKTAYRRLALQYHPDKNPGDQAAEDKFKRVSQAYQVLADLEKRQLYDLYGDAGLAGLDLGGVNGFEEIFSSFGEAFEDFFNFGRTREQPEQPQPGADLRQRVVLALEEVVRGLSTSLTVERRVACRRCGGSGTEPGSQPQICPRCQGEGQVSQSKGLLKVFNTCPDCQGAGTVISSPCSVCQGNGVIKEKKQIQVRIPPGVDSGTRLRLRGEGEAGSFGAPPGDLYLEIYVTPHPIFTRKGKDLYYRAQISFIEAALGTEVEVPTMTSQTLLQIPPGTQPGATFRIPGLGLPGLRGKAPGDLVVVVDLQTPTQLTDLQKQLLREFLRLQDNGELNGVKGMRA
- a CDS encoding radical SAM protein, which encodes MKVLLIQPTGFKENGRLDRRKGRWLLGMTLPYVAALTPPDIRVEIKDDMLEDITFREDCDLVGLTCMSHQAPRAYQLAAGFRRRGIPVVMGGFHATLAPDECQEHVDALVLGEAEATWPRLLQDFQAGRLQPRYQAEKLSDLKNLPVPRYDLLDLKRYKVWNIPSQTTRGCPYNCSYCEVTQVYGGKFRHRPVDEVIHEIKEIKRLTDSGFIYFVDDNFVANRRHALEVMERLIPLKMVYGCLATANVGDDPEVLDLLARSGCQHVNIGMESISPDSLKAINKKQNKIKDYERQFKALRDRGIGFSINVMFGLDGDGPEIFDTTVDFLNHVKAPAAFMFILAPRPGTKVQSQLLQEGRIFDHDWTHYTGFQVVYHPKHMTARELQEGYWRANRRYYSPLGMLKRFHRSPYAFNMLVFNLYFAWAVRRRFQPLNYYF
- the uvrB gene encoding excinuclease ABC subunit UvrB codes for the protein ILYERNDIDFHRGTFRVRGDRVEIFPAYEEDRAIRIEFWGDTVEAIREIDPLRGKVLRQLKRVTIYPASHYVTPDLVRRQAMSAIEAELGERLDWFREQGKLLEAQRLEERTRFDLEMMKELGFCHGIENYSRHLTGRSPGEPPPTLLDYLPRESLVVIDESHITIPQLQGMYRGDQSRKRTLVDYGFRLPSALDNRPLNFEEFKTRVHQLIYVSATPGPYEVKQAEGRIVQQIVRPTGLMDPWIVVKPAANQVDDLLGELRARLAKGERVLVTTLTKRMAEDLTEYYQDLGLRVRYLHSDITTLERMEIIRDLRLGVFDVLVGINLLREGLDLPEVSLVAILDADKEGFLRSERSLIQTCGRAARHVNGQVLFYADRVTPSMAAAIDETKRRRLLQEAYNQEHGITPETIQSTIKDVLASVYEADYVTVPMAAEEQMPYLAENIPATIKRLKKEMQAAAKKQEFERAATLRDRIRTLEAENLKYA
- a CDS encoding DUF167 domain-containing protein; the encoded protein is MTSFFMPTAKGYVLRLTVVPGAQRTQVMGLYGDRLKVRLAAPPEKGAANQELIAFLAKVLDLPKSSLKLTGGGQSRTKVVAVYDLSPDLGERLDRLVPEPR
- a CDS encoding MFS transporter is translated as MNPVRFPTFAALRHRNFQLFYGGQMISLTGSWMQSVAFSWLVLLLTNSPFYLGLVGALQTLPVLLFSFLGGVVADHASKLKLLFITQAVLMLLALVLGVLVEVNMVKVWMLCILVFLSGTAMAFDIPVRQAFIVDLVGKPDLPNAIALNSTLFNATRVAGPAVGGVIIAAVGMANCFFLNAASFLAVLLALMLMKLPRNDIAPWKPFLHAWKELLDYLLERRELKLILLLMTTVAVLAMPYFVLLPILARDTLGVGPRGFGLLMAMSGVGAFLGGLTLARRLQRRPPMPSFLAGQGLFLLGLLGLGLCRNYYAALGCIALSGFGMVTQLSTGNSLLQLNVPDELRGRLMSLFGLIVMGFAPIGSIAYGGAAHFVGAGPTIAGGAVIAALVAGVILWRNPDLRHFGFTPTDQEAADTVPPSITPFRG
- a CDS encoding YggT family protein, which codes for MFALRHLIEALASIIDLALNIYMWVIIARAILSWVNPDPYNPIVRFLYNITEPVMGWVRRRVPLIFGGLDLSPILILIAIVFLRRFLVMTLWDLAQRIG